The DNA region GCAGCATTCGACGCCATAGTTCGAAGAATCCGTGCAAAGTTATTGACAGcctgagtttttttttttatgTTGGACCTCTGTTTATGACTACAGGAGGTTTTTATGACTACCTCTATTGATATTGCATTTAAAAATTTGTAAAGCAATCTAGTTGAAATAGAAACATAACGAGAACTTGCAGGACAACTAAATGGAACATATCAATTCGCAAAGTATATGATTTGTTTGTATTATCATAGACTTATGGTATGTCTAGAGTTCTCTGGTGTGTTGTAGTCTGGGGATTTAACCTTTTGCATACATAAGTAGGTCAAACATTCCTGAGCTATTGCTGCGTCGTCTTTCTCCAATTCGAAGCAACAGAGTTCCATTCCATGTGTTGAACTTCAATACTAGGGAACAAAATGCATGAAAGGTGGCACTTATATGATCTTCTTGACCCTTGTGCAGGAATGGTGTCAGCTCCATAGCTTGAAGGATGTTTCCTTTGGAAAAGATTTCTGGTGATGGATTCACACGTCAGCATGCTGTTGCCAATCAACAATGGTGCCACAACGCTTTGACAGATGTTCATGGCATGCGTAGTGTTGCGGTGGAGTGGGATGAGATTGGGAGCAGCTTATAGAAACATGTGCTTTGGGGAAAAAAAGAGTTGGTGAAGGCATGGTGGACACTTGTCTGAAACGAGATGGAAGGAGAAGTACATTTATTTTAGAAGTAATTTGAGAACTGGGGAAGTCACGGTGTTGTGGATTGATCTATAGTGGTACATATGAGCTCACTTCATTCAAAGACAGACAGACTTGGTGGTACAAGCTATGCCCTAGAGCTTAGGCCACATACATTTGGCTTGCTATGGGAAAGGATCAAAGGAAGTTACTCAGGCAGCAGAATGAAATCAAACCTGTAGTAATCTAGCTACCGATTCCTCAGCTAAGGTCGATGTTATGGACAAAGCTTCGAAGCTCATCTCGTGCAGGATTTGGCTTCAACAACATTAAGGACAATGCTGCCTTGATGCCTCACTCTCCTGAGGACGTCACCACTCACCACTGTGTGAGCCACTACTGGCCTTCAACACGTATGGTCATCAATTGAATTCAACTGTGATGAAGATCTTGGACAAGGCTTTCCGGAGCCTCTCTGCAACTGCAAGCACTGTCACTTCCTGGAACACCCGACCATCTGGTTTATCTTCCCTCTCATGTTGACAACGAGCATTTTCTCAGCCTTGCTTGAGGCCTCCACATCTGCTTTGGCGAATCCTCAAGCTGGAGACACTGTGATCTCACTGAGAGGTATCTTGCACTCCTAACTGAGTATATGTGATGAAAATTATTTGTGAGAGTTGGAAATATAAAGCAGGCAATGATAAACAACGAGTATGTGCCACAATTATCAACGACGCAAACACTTCAGATGAAGAGGCCCGCATTATCATTGAAACAGCAGCCATGCACCATTTGTATTCCAAATTGTTGTGATTCTTGGAATTGTACCAAAATTACAACTTGATATTGGTACATCAAGCACTGAAACTTGGTGTTTATAAAGTACTAAGGATCCTAAGCTACTGGTGGTACCACCATCCGCCTCGTCCATCTCTCCCACCTCTCCCGTAACCGTAAgaggagaaagctggaaaatcACAGAATGTAATGATCAGACGGTTGAAGAATTCCAAGTCCCCGGCTATGCTCTCAACGGTATGCACAAAGCTGCCAAGTTGGTTGACTTCAGGACCACATTCTGGGTTCTCCTTACTGAGTTGTGCTCTGAGGGCGTGGAGGACGGTGCGGCCTTGTTCCCTTGCCTCTCGCAGAAAGACAGCCCACTGTGCGAGCCATTCCAGTTCCATTCCTTCGACGTCCCGGATTTTTGCCGTATCAACCGCGGTGCTGATCTTGGCCAAGGCTTCCTGGAGCCTTCCCACGAGCACTCTCACCTCCGAGGATCCCTTTATTAGGCCATGGACATAGAAATAGACTTGGGCAGAGCCGCCTTGTCCACCACCGGGAATGACGtgtctccgccgccgcttcagcCTCGGCGAGGCCTCAAGCCGGAGCAACCCTATGAACTCCCCCAGGTTCTCCGACGCCTTCTCCAGCGCCTCCACCGCGCTTTGCAGCTTCGTCGCGTCCTCGTCGGTCGAGAAGAGCGCTGTGGCAGTGCCGCTGATGCGCCGCGCCATGCTCGACAGAGCCTTCCTTGTGAAAGACAGAGCAGAACTACCGATGCCGCCTGTACTGGTGGTGCCTTGGGcgtccgccggcgccgcctgcaGCTGCTGCTGGAAGCTGAGGAGCGCCTCGTCGCCGAGGGCGACGGCCTCCCTGAGGCTCTCCCGCCACTGGAGCAGCGAGGCGCTCTCGATGTCGTGCTTCTCCGACACCTCGATCGTACTCCGGACCCTCATGCACAGCCGCTCCAGCCGCTGCAGCTTGTCGGCGACGGGCGTCTGCTTGCCGAGGCTGTCGATGATCATTGACACCGCCTTCTCCGCGGCCGCACCGGCTACCGCCGATGTGATGGAACCAGCCACTTCTTTTGCCATGGCGCCTAGCACTAGCAGTAGCAGTAGCAGTAGCAGGGATAAAGATGCGTCACTGGCTCTGGCTGTACCCCCACTCCCGGATATAACACTAACAAATTGGAGAGTCGTTTAAGAGTTGTCATGTCTGGCATGAACGAATTTCTCAGGGTGCCCGTCGTGGCGCTTGCATAGTTGGTGTCGCCCTAAGGCGGTCGGCCTGCAGAAGGAAAAAGAAGCCGGCATCGCGTTGTCGTCGAGGAACTTGGGATCAGCGAAGATCCTCCATTATTTGTAGTAGCTGCACTGCAATAGACATGGTTTTCATCGTCTTCTAGTACCTGTATTTGTCCTTACTTAGCTACGATTCTTCAAGGCCTTCACTTTAGCAGCTGGAGGTTCAGCTTATTCATGTCTGCTGCATCATCACTTCACCTGAGACGAGCGCCATGGCAGCGGTGTGGACACTGAACACCGGCGGACCCAGGGCCCGGCGACCCTGCGCCGTCGCCCGGGCTCCTCTGCTGCAAACTCTACTATAAACCTAATCATTGCATGGCACATGCACAGAAGATCTATTGCTGAGCCTGCTACTGGCCCGGGCTCCTAGAAACGTGTGGGTCCGCCACTGGGTGTGGATGTGTCGTGCCATGATCAACGGGGCATTTCGTGTGAAAGGCACAGCATTACAGGATGCAGTCCTCGCGATTGCATTGAGCTGTGGACCtgtggtggcttcaggcttcGTTGGCATTCAGTCCCTGCTTCGAAGTCTGGAAGCTGAGAAGCACCTCGTCGCCGTGGGAGGTAGCCCCTAGGCCTTCTCCGCCGCTGCAGCCGCGTGGTGCTCTCAATGGCGTCGTGCGTCTCAAAACACCTCAATCGTGCTGATGATGGCCTGATGACCCAGCCACCTCTGTGATCCCAGGAGGGCCGGGAGCGGCCGGGCGGCGACCAGCCTGTGCGGTCTgggcagcagccagcagccagCAGCCAGCAGCCAGCAGCCAGCAGGGAAGTCGCGATCGCGGCGAGCGGACGCGGTGGCGAGGCCTCCTGCTGGCAGACGGGGGGGCAGACCGCAGACGAGGCGAGGAGATGCTTGCCGCCGGACGTGTCGTTGGGCCGAACTGGGCCGTGCTTGTTTCCTTATCTTGACCTAATGAAGCCCAACGAAATGTAGCTGTCTCTGATCGAGCCTTGAACGGTTGAACCCGGTCACCCCGAGCCCCCGTCTCCCCAAGCCTCaacccctagcgccgccgcccaaaCCCTCCtcccccgagctcgccgccgccgccatgaggCCGCTCGACGAGAAGGAGACGACGCAGGTCTTCGAGAAGCTCTTCAAGTTCACGGGCCCCAACCTGAAGCACCTCCTGGAGCGTCCCGCCGTGGAGGGGCCCGACCCGGAGCCGGGCCGCTACTGCCTCCGCCTCCACAGGAACCGCGTCTACTACGCCTCCGAGGCGCTCGtgcgccgcgccaccgccgtcgcccgcccgcgcctcgccgccgtggGCACCCCCATCGGCAAGTTCACCCACCACGGCGCGTTCCACCTCACCGTCCACGCGCTCGACCTCCTGGCGgcgcacgcgcgccgccgcgtcTGGCTCAAGCCCGACACCGAGCGCTCCTTCCTCTTCGGGAACTCCGTGCCCAAGTCCTCCCTCGCCCGCATCACCGAGAACACCaaggccggcgacggcgtcgtCGTCATGTCCATGGCCGACGTGCCGCTCGGCTTCGGCGTCGCCGCGAGGTCGGCGCAGGACTGCAGGAAAGCCGACACCAACGCCGTCGTCGTGCTGCACCAGGCTGACGCCGGGGAGTACCTccgcaaggaggaggagctcatGTGAGGTGAGTTGTGAGTGAAATTGGGAAGATTTATACCTTACTGTAGTGTTCCAAAGCTTCAACGTTTCAACCTTTGCAGTATGCAATTAAGATGTACCGAATGGTTAATTGATTTTGAGATTTGATGATTGGGGTTACAAATGTTCGTGTCTGTCAGTGGGTCAATGCTAATTGAGCATCTTCGTACTATTTGGGGATTTGGATCAGACTGAATTATGAGGCAAGGCAGTCTCTGATAAAAAGTAGTTTAATAGGTGCTTCATCATTGGACAGTGGTCTGTGTATATGTAAGTGAAGAATTTGGACAGCCGAGATAATCCAGCTAATTGAAGAACAGTGGCCTGGTGGATGTGGTACTAGAGTACTAGACTAGGATATTTGGTTGGaagtattttttttaaaaaaaattccttCTTTAACTTGAGTCCACCATGTTATTGTGATTTTAGCATGTCATGGCTGATTGGTTGCCATGAGCTGTTATAATCACTTGTCATCGGGCTGCCATCTAGTTTCTACCATAGAAGTTTGCTTTTACAACCTTGCTAGCACTGGTATTCCTAACAATCCCCCGCATCAAACATTGTTCGCCGAGCTCCCTAAGCCGGTTGAGGCTTGGCATCCTCTTATTAAGATGAACCAGAGGGCTGTATAACTGATTATGCACTACATAGGTCCATTTGGCATTTGCTGAACATGTCACTTGTATACATCTGGTTTGAGCTCTGTGATCCTGTTCTAAGTTTTAACAGCTTTCATCATGCCTGCAGGTGATATGCCTTGTGATCAGTATTCAGAATTTCATATCTCCTGTAAGTTTTGGAGCTTTTCAGCTAGTGCATGGAAAAGTGGAGATGAATATTGCAGGTGGTCAAGTCTTGTCCTGAGGCATACCTGGGCTCATAAATTTTGTCATTCTGTAATCTATCAGTATGCTTATGGAAAGTTTCATGTACAACTTTTAGATTAGATGATCAACGTTATAGTATGGTCCATGGACCACTTGCCCTGAATGCATGAATCAAACTGTGTTGGGCTGTGGAGCTACAACGCTGATCGACTTGTCTGCGCTGTTGAAATATCGCGAGCAATTGCCTTGACGGTTCAGTGCTACTATGTTGTTCAAAGAGCTGCTTTTACAGAGTGAAGTTGTTCGTGATGAATTTTGAATTTGATATAGGCCATGGCTGTTTGTTTCGTAAACCTACTGAATGTGTTGCTATTTGAACCTGACGAGGAGGGGTATTGCATGGCATCGTCCTATTTGCTTGCAGAAATTAGCCTGGGTTACCGTCTTTGTTGTGGAAGAATAAATTGGCAATGCGATTAGTAAATGATCAGATATATCATGCATTCATTGGACCAGGAGAAGCATGAAGCATGGTAAACTGAGGTTCCCCCGGAGGCGAGACTGAATTGATGCAAATGAAATCACTCAAATACGAGTAGTGAAGCATTGTTTTGTAAGATTCCACGGATATATACAACACCAACAAGCTGCTGAAAATCGAGCATATTCGAACATTAAGCCGGTAAATCCTCGATATTGATGAAATCACCACAACGCCTCGCTGTCAACGGGAACGTCGCCTTCCCCTAGAAACACAACGCCGTTAAATCCTAGAAAATTCGCTCCGTCGAAGAGTCGAACCTAGGAACTGACACTCTGGTAACCACTGGGCTACGTGCCCTTTCGCATTGAATGAGCAGCACTATTCATTCTCAAATCAAATTGCCAAAAGTTTAACCGAGTTTATGGAGAAAAGTATCAAAGTTTAAAATAAGTACCCTACGAAAAATATTTAAAAGTAAATTTATCTAATGTATTAGGGCAAATCTAGAATGACACACTATCTTAGAACGGGAGATAGTATCACGTAACTGAAACAATTTCTCCTCTTTGTGTTCACGTaagccaaaaaaaaagaaacagaggaaACGTTCCAACGAACGAAAGTGAAGTATTCCGAGCTCAGGCTCACTCGAaccaaatttttttaaaaaaaggggataaaaaataaaattcggaaAAGGGGGGCCGGTTGggaaaattttgaaaaatgggtacctcccgcccgttgatcgggcgggagacgtggggccggggaccttccgcccatccagcgggcgggaggttccccgaggACCTATTCGCAAATAAGAAAGTtatcttattcgcgaagaggtccctgcgggggcatcccgcccatgcaacgggcgggaggtggtgCCGAGGGACATCCGCCCGTTGGTCGTGCGGGAGGTCCTCcccggctatataagcccccacctgcccctaaatttccattttattcagcaaaaactagaaaaaaagaaagggaggagaggaagagagatgAGGAAACGACGAaaccctgttcacacgtcgatttggaactatattctcattctagctATATAATTACttaaaaataactataatctaggaaatatttcttagagtagttatgttttgaatagtttttagtatttcaattgtttttagtataatttatattctgaatagtttagaatctgggaatcgctgaaacttagggtcgttgtgtattaatatgtaatataactagtttattaatgattgacagatatatcttccgagaagggtatttcagtatatattacgaagaatgaaatgtgatttatgggccgaatgtagtagatttaagtgaattcaactgtgcggtcagagaaaattaccagaccgcacaagaggacatttgaatccctatgcaactggttaatgaggggattaagaattaatcaggagacacacactgtgagtgttcagtgtgtcataaatcgtaccactcacgctttgatctgggagctgatgccacttgcaagcaacgaggactggttaacttatctgcaaaatgcaagtcattggcaatggctactggtactccttgtcagtgtgcaccagaaccctttgataaacattgaagctgctccgggggatgaaaatattgatgaagaatttgaggaggcaaacattgaggcaggtggcaccgcagcacctcaatgcgtggctgatgagggcgagaacataccctttattttTTAatagctgcaagacgaagaacgtgaattggatgaaacaatgaatgccgattcttctgatgatgacgaggatgtgcctgaagaatgggtaagCAACGACTTctgtcatcttgtcgtagatgacggatctaGTGTACCTTcagattgcagggagaatgaaattgtttagggtgcgaggtaccactcaattgaagaggtaaAAGAAActgttaagtgttggtctctctcttatgcgagagtttaaaacagtcgagtgcaaatctcgtaagtacgatgtggtatgtgtcaaggagggctgtccgtggcgggtgcatACCTATAAGGGTAAAtagaaagattattgggaatgctcaattATCACTCAGCACACTTATCATTTGCCGGGAGTGCAGAAGACCCATCGCAACCTTacatcgcaatacatcgcaaatgggatgtacgggatgatagtagagaatatgtcatttgaaccaaagtctattatcaggcatattcaggaaaagtacaagtataccatctcgtacgGCAAGACATGGAGCACAAAACAGAAGgagttggagatgaggtttggtacgttcgaggctgcatatgataatattcctcgattgctggccgtcctatgtcagaaaaatcctgaaagctattaTAACCTGAAAAGGCTAGagagaggagaaggtccgccctacatattgcagcggatctttttcagcttgggtccatgcattaacgcattccaacactgccgacctctcctgtgcatcgatgggacctttctcacaggaaagtatagattgcaaatgctgacagctattggagtggatggaaacaatcaattgcttcgtgttgcttttgctttcgttgagagtgagaacacgtactggttcctgaaacgggttaagcttgcagtcatTCGGGATaaggaagatgtctgcctgattcatgatcgtcacgtcggcatactgagggcaatactagatttgcaggaggGGTGCGTGGAcaccggagagccgcccaagtaGCGTGATGTTCatagtaggtggtgcatgagacacaTCGGTGCAAattttttcaggcaattcaagaacaagcaccttatggatatgttcaagaggctatgcaagaaaacaaatcagcaaaaatttaacaagcagtggcagaaacttgatgaactgaccgggaagaaaagaagtgAGGACGCAGCAAAAACCagaactgcacaggatgaaATAGAGGTTTTGTatcctttgccaacagatactgtacgtactcgcagaaggtttgggtcagcggtgaaaaccttttctgaatggattgagaatgaaccgaaggagaagtgggcattactttacgataccgatggtgcaaggtacggcataatgaccaccaacttcgccgagaTTTATAATTGGGTGCtacgaggtgttcgtgggcttccactggttgcaattgtggaattcatcatccacgggtgtaccgattactttagggatCGGTTCAttaaaaatcaggtattcatgcAAGTTCTGATAGATATTATAGGAAAATGATgacagaatatatgactaagaaggcagctagcgcccagctacaccatgtacggcaatgtggtacacaggagctcaaaTTTGAGGTAGCTCCCAAAGACAGAGCacgacgtggcatgagacgtcaaactactgtaaaggagtgcattctcaaatttgatggaacttgttgttgctcatgcatgaggctaAAGTTGCTGCacataccttgttctcatgtaatgactgcttgtgcggatattcgacatTCTGTCGATATATGtttcccattacttcagaaatGAGACAATTACCaacacctggcagtatgagatctacgggttccgtatggttggatcgttcactgagacagcgaatcctgtgatatatattccagacccaagatcagctcgggttaagagagggcgccgtcagacacggcgtattcgtaatgatatggacgagtcagagctccgtccgaggatacagcgctgcagtgcatgtaatcagagtggagacacgtataaacgttgtccaaacaatgatgctggccccagttctgctgaagctggctctacaggtgatgctacagatggaaaacctccggttgcatcaaggagtgagagacgtcgccgatcgagcgCTACTACATCATCAGGCAtcgtttagttgtaattttatttgaatgttgtttgctcatgtgtaatatttgccgcgttgagtttgtatcagacctgaatgtatatttgtaattttagtacaccatttgtaatatttgccgtaTTGACTTTTAACAGATCATTATGTGTGTTTGTAATTATAACTGTGACTTAGTATTTATATATTTAAACTTGTTTGTTAtcgtactattttatttttaatagctTCATGTATCATATTAtcataatatttggattctacgttgcaaaacgttattgCTTAAcgatcttcatacgagttttagataccgtaatcttcttcgtaaaattgaactaaattttttaatgtatacaaaagagtatgacgaataaattttgtatttgaaaaaagtttaaattttaaatagtttgtaaaatataaatcccaacaaaaataacaaaaaaaataaGCAGGGGAACCTCttgcccactggccgggcgggatgcgtGCCTCAGgagtctcttcgcgaataagaaacttttcttattcgcgaagaggcacTCGGGAGGGGTCTGGAAATAGTTTtcgaacctcccgcccgctagATGGGCGGGAGAACATGTTCCaaaccggcacccctttttcgattttttttaaaccctttttttttttaaaaaaagcccACTCGAACCAGCCGAAGCATTGCAAGTCGCCCGACAACATCTCCAGCCTTCAATACTTCATCCACGCCCGAATCGCACGGTTCGTGCGCGCGGAAGGAGGGGGCATTGGTTTCTAGTCGGCCCGTCAAAATTAGTACCGTATCGCTTAGGCGCCCAGATCCGATCTCGTGTAAAAGGCCGAACGGGCTCAAACTCATTGCCTCCCGGCAAGGGAGGCATCCAAATATGTAAATTTAAATTATAAAACAAATGCCCACGCTGGCCCAATTAAAAAACGCAAGACCCAGGGAGGAAGCCACGGTGGACCTGCTGGTCAATGATGTATGTACACACATACATGTACATAAAGCATGTATGttatatgtgtatgtgtataaaaattgtagaaaatagGGTTACGGTGCTATCCATTAGCACCTAGCTTTTTTTTTCAAAGGAGCACCTAGCTAGTTTTTTACATGAACGTAACAGCAGGTGAGCACTGAGCAGTCCCACACGGTCGCACGGACACAACAACACCAAGCCGCCGAAGCTTTCCACGTCGCCTGCCAGCATCTCGAGGCTGCGCACGGTGCGCTTCATCTCGTCGCCGTTGAAGCAGCTGTAAGTACTTGCCGAGACACCGACGGGTGTCGAGCAGGACGGCCTGTCCCCGCTGCTCGTGCTCGGCCTCCCTGAGGACGGCCGCCCACTGCGGCAGCGCTCCGGAACCTTCCCCCAGACCCCCATGTCCCGGCCCGCCATCATCTCGACGGCCCAGGCGATCCTACCACCGTAAGTCACGAGCGGTAAAAGCCTTCGCAGCAGCGCCACCCAGGCCTGGTAGTCTTCGTACTCCGGCGTGTCGGCGATCCACGGTTCCACCGGCCGCGGCGGCACCACGCCGTACACCTCGCCCCTGATCTCGTCCCAGATCGCCTCCTTTATCCGGCCCAGCCGTCCCTCCGGAGGCGCTGGTCGACGCCCAAGGTACATCCCCAGCCATCGATCACGACACGTTCTGCGGCGGCGGAAGatgtggcggtggtggtggtggggtctcttcctcgtcgtcggcAAGGTCTGCTCCACCTTTGGCAAGACCTCGAGCTGGAGCAGCCGTATGAAGAGAGCTGTTCTAGCTTCTCCACAGCGATCTCCAGCCTCTTCGTGTCGTCGTCGCTGAATCACAGAACATTCGAAGAGTTGCCGGCGCCCTGCGCCATGATCGACGACGACACGAAGACGAGGCGTCACCTGGCTCGTTGGACTCGCTGCTGGTGGCTCGTGCGTTGGTCCAGAAATCCTTTTGTCATTTAGAGGTGGCTTATGCAGAGAAGGCTCTATGCAACTATCATTGTGACTTGTTTTTATCATTAAAGGTACTTGAATAATGAAGAGGCTTAATTTTGTCGAGGCATGTTCGGGTGATTGCAAGGTACTAGTAATATTTGATGGTACTTTTTCCTCCGATTTTTTCTAACCGTTGATTTGAGACAGATTAACTAATGGATATTTCAGTCATTGCTTATTTTTCCTTTGGGGATCCACCTGTACACGTTGAAAAAAAAAGACTCCCATCTCCGCTCATCTCGTTGAGCGCCCGCCGCCGGTGGTTCCCCGCTCCTCCGAGCGCCCGCCACCGCCGGTTCCCGGCTCCTCCAAGCGCCTGCCGCCTCCCTCGCCACGCTTGTAGGgtaggccgccgccggcgccccatCAGCTCGGGCAGCTTCGGCCACCGTCCTGATCTCCCGCTCGGAGGGGAAACCCGTGCCTCACCCCTCTGCCGCGTGCATCCCCGCCGGAGCTCGCCACCACAACCACGCTCCGGTGAGGCGATTCGGCAGCCCCGGTCCAGCTGAAGCCCcgacgccggcggccggccccATCGCCCCCCCACTGCGGAATCGCCGCCGCCACGAGCTACCGTTCCGGCCGACGACCGCCGTCGATTTCCAGCCGAGGCAGTGCATCCTCGCCGCAAGTAAGCTCACAAACGGAATCTATCACGCCCGAACTCCGGCAAGGTCGACGGCTGCCTGGAGTCCTGTCTGGCATGGCCTAGTTTACAAATCACCTCTAGGTGTTGAATTAATTATGTAAACCAAACTTATGGCCTAGTTTACAAAGAACACAGACTCAGCAATTGAACGACAGCTTTCATTGCTTCTTTAGCAGATGCCACCACTTGGATGAGGTCGTTTTTCTGACTTTTTAAGGGGACTCCAGGTAGCTGTTTCGAACCTCAGTGTTCACATAGAATTTCCTCACGCCCAAGTCTATGCATTCCTGCTCCATAAATTGAGACA from Panicum hallii strain FIL2 chromosome 9, PHallii_v3.1, whole genome shotgun sequence includes:
- the LOC112876082 gene encoding 60S ribosome subunit biogenesis protein NIP7 homolog, producing MRPLDEKETTQVFEKLFKFTGPNLKHLLERPAVEGPDPEPGRYCLRLHRNRVYYASEALVRRATAVARPRLAAVGTPIGKFTHHGAFHLTVHALDLLAAHARRRVWLKPDTERSFLFGNSVPKSSLARITENTKAGDGVVVMSMADVPLGFGVAARSAQDCRKADTNAVVVLHQADAGEYLRKEEELM